In one Elusimicrobiota bacterium genomic region, the following are encoded:
- a CDS encoding GIY-YIG nuclease family protein encodes MKKKKSGRGKGFADRGPAEWTVYLIRCRDRSLYTGITKDVARRMDQHNAGKGAAYTRSRRPVRLYYREDGFTHSQALIREAAIKRFPRSMKEDLRARRGRTPG; translated from the coding sequence TTGAAGAAAAAAAAGTCTGGGAGGGGGAAGGGTTTCGCTGATCGAGGCCCGGCCGAGTGGACCGTCTACCTTATTCGCTGTCGGGATCGATCGTTGTATACGGGAATTACGAAAGATGTGGCCCGTCGCATGGATCAACACAACGCGGGAAAGGGCGCGGCCTACACTCGTTCCCGCAGACCCGTCAGGCTTTATTACCGGGAAGACGGGTTCACCCACTCCCAAGCTCTCATCCGGGAAGCCGCCATCAAGCGGTTTCCCCGTTCAATGAAAGAAGACCTACGCGCTCGCCGCGGGCGCACACCGGGTTGA
- a CDS encoding hemerythrin domain-containing protein, whose amino-acid sequence MMAPATATEQLLKDHKMIRKILEGFQIRNPRFPEILKTLQRVVLGHAWFEDTFFMPALKARPMVFKPFWVEIGQEHEDIAGLLSLLRKTDVKNKDVLKARVMTLRSLLDTHFAKEEEVLFPLAESVISRERLVEMAAAMERRKAHVRTLDIL is encoded by the coding sequence ATGATGGCTCCTGCAACCGCTACGGAACAATTGTTAAAAGATCATAAGATGATTCGAAAGATTTTAGAAGGTTTCCAAATCCGTAACCCGCGTTTTCCAGAAATACTAAAAACACTTCAGCGGGTGGTTTTGGGGCACGCGTGGTTTGAAGACACGTTCTTCATGCCGGCGCTCAAAGCCCGGCCTATGGTTTTTAAACCGTTCTGGGTAGAAATTGGCCAGGAACATGAGGACATCGCTGGATTGCTCAGTTTGTTGAGAAAGACAGATGTTAAAAACAAGGACGTCCTGAAAGCCCGGGTGATGACACTGCGGTCTTTGCTCGACACACATTTTGCTAAGGAAGAAGAAGTCCTTTTCCCCTTGGCAGAGAGCGTTATTTCCAGGGAACGTCTGGTGGAGATGGCGGCCGCCATGGAGCGTCGGAAGGCGCACGTGAGGACTCTCGATATTCTTTGA